The following proteins are encoded in a genomic region of Nitrospinota bacterium:
- a CDS encoding endonuclease V, which translates to MGKKRPLHEWPLEPKEAVTVQKRLRADVVTRGAVRLLRWVTGVDVAYKDGKARAAAVVCRWPGMEVIEERVAEAPVRFPYVPGLLSFREAPVALTALSHLTHPIDCLLVDGQGFAHPRRFGLACHLGLWIGRPTIGCAKSKLYGKVSSTPGPKKGAWELLTYADGEEILGAAVTTRERCKPLYVSVGHKVSLKRAVEIVLACCLRTKHPEPLRLADRLSKF; encoded by the coding sequence ATGGGGAAGAAACGACCGCTCCACGAGTGGCCGCTGGAGCCGAAAGAGGCTGTTACGGTGCAAAAGCGGCTACGCGCGGATGTCGTAACACGGGGAGCCGTCAGGCTCCTCCGCTGGGTCACCGGCGTTGACGTCGCTTACAAAGATGGGAAGGCCCGGGCGGCCGCGGTGGTCTGCCGCTGGCCTGGCATGGAGGTTATAGAGGAGAGAGTGGCCGAGGCGCCGGTCCGGTTTCCGTACGTCCCCGGCCTGCTCAGCTTTCGAGAGGCGCCGGTCGCGCTCACGGCCTTATCCCATCTAACCCATCCCATCGACTGCCTGCTGGTAGATGGCCAGGGCTTCGCTCACCCCAGGCGGTTTGGCCTCGCCTGCCACCTTGGTCTCTGGATAGGGCGGCCGACGATCGGGTGCGCCAAGTCGAAGCTCTACGGGAAGGTCTCCTCCACCCCAGGGCCGAAGAAAGGCGCCTGGGAGCTTTTGACCTATGCCGATGGAGAAGAGATCCTGGGCGCAGCCGTAACCACGCGGGAGCGCTGCAAGCCCCTTTACGTCTCGGTGGGCCACAAGGTCTCGCTCAAGCGAGCCGTCGAGATCGTCCTGGCCTGCTGCCTTCGTACGAAACACCCCGAGCCCCTCCGCCTGGCCGACCGGCTTTCAAAATTCTAG